A section of the Candidatus Krumholzibacteriia bacterium genome encodes:
- a CDS encoding GNAT family N-acetyltransferase translates to MTVASAHEVAWTTARPEENGDFVAFVDACFGRPGGRSLRREFPTALAADNARHHFEGSIDGRRVCAATALVRPWTTTSGRIVVACVGCFATAPSYRGQGLSGRLQGVVLEHLEREGVDWAALWTDRPEIYARRGFRPTGVEVHGRLDAVDWPRPADGDVVRAATRDDASAALELYRAHRMRADRTTADMAAYLDPTTSRSWVLVRGDEIVAYVCLGKGDDFPGYVHDYGGEPGAVHALWGVAVDAGARAVLLPAGSDAYRRGPAAAMPGTVQSAAMIRAFDGAPRPASTDFAVWGFDSA, encoded by the coding sequence ATGACCGTCGCGAGTGCACACGAGGTCGCCTGGACCACCGCGCGACCCGAGGAAAACGGGGACTTCGTCGCCTTCGTCGACGCCTGTTTCGGGCGCCCGGGGGGGCGTAGCCTGCGCCGGGAGTTCCCGACCGCGCTCGCGGCGGACAACGCGCGGCACCATTTCGAGGGGTCGATCGACGGTCGTCGCGTGTGCGCGGCCACCGCTCTGGTGCGGCCGTGGACGACCACGTCTGGTCGGATCGTGGTCGCCTGTGTGGGTTGTTTCGCGACGGCGCCGTCGTATCGGGGCCAGGGCCTGAGCGGCAGACTCCAGGGCGTGGTGCTCGAGCACCTCGAACGAGAAGGCGTGGACTGGGCCGCCCTGTGGACCGATCGCCCCGAGATCTATGCGCGACGTGGATTCCGGCCCACCGGGGTCGAGGTCCACGGGCGGCTCGACGCCGTCGACTGGCCCCGACCGGCCGACGGAGACGTCGTCCGTGCGGCGACCCGCGACGATGCCTCCGCCGCGCTCGAGCTCTACCGCGCCCATCGGATGCGAGCGGACCGGACCACGGCGGACATGGCCGCATACCTCGATCCCACGACCTCGCGGAGCTGGGTCCTGGTTCGTGGTGACGAGATCGTCGCCTACGTCTGTCTGGGAAAGGGCGACGACTTCCCCGGATACGTGCACGACTACGGCGGCGAGCCCGGAGCCGTCCACGCCCTGTGGGGGGTCGCCGTCGACGCCGGAGCGCGAGCGGTGCTCCTTCCCGCCGGGAGCGACGCCTATCGTCGAGGACCGGCCGCGGCCATGCCGGGAACCGTGCAGTCGGCCGCCATGATCCGCGCCTTCGACGGCGCACCACGCCCCGCGTCCACGGACTTCGCCGTCTGGGGCTTCGACTCCGCCTGA
- a CDS encoding flagellin, translating into MGLRVNTNLASINAQRNLMNTGVKLGKSLEKLSSGLRINRAGDDAAGLAISESLKSEIRALQQAGRNANDGISMVQTAEGSLDEISGIAIRLRELAEQAANGTLGQNERQFLDDEFQALTSEIDRIAATTEFNGTKLIDGSGGAVAIQVGTGSTADDRIDLDFATTVDATALSLDSATLTGADGANARDAIDSLDSALTTITQTRASFGAVQNRLESTVRNLGVVVENLSAANSRIRDVDVAEESANLTSLQILQQAGVSVLAQANLAPQSALSLLG; encoded by the coding sequence ATGGGACTCCGCGTGAACACCAACCTCGCTTCGATCAACGCCCAGCGTAACCTGATGAACACCGGCGTGAAGCTGGGGAAGTCGCTCGAGAAGCTGTCGTCCGGCCTGCGCATCAACCGCGCGGGTGACGACGCCGCCGGTCTGGCGATCTCCGAGAGCCTGAAGTCCGAGATCCGCGCCCTGCAGCAGGCGGGCCGGAACGCGAACGACGGCATCTCGATGGTGCAGACCGCCGAGGGCTCGCTCGACGAGATCTCCGGCATCGCGATCCGCCTGCGGGAGCTGGCCGAGCAGGCCGCCAACGGCACGCTCGGACAGAACGAGCGCCAGTTCCTGGACGACGAGTTCCAGGCCCTGACGTCCGAGATCGATCGTATCGCCGCGACCACCGAGTTCAACGGCACCAAGCTGATCGACGGATCCGGCGGCGCCGTCGCGATCCAGGTCGGGACCGGCAGCACGGCCGACGACCGGATCGATCTGGACTTCGCCACCACCGTCGACGCGACCGCGCTGAGCCTCGACTCGGCCACGCTGACCGGCGCCGACGGGGCGAACGCCCGGGACGCGATCGATTCGCTCGACAGTGCCCTGACCACGATCACCCAGACCCGCGCGAGCTTCGGTGCGGTCCAGAACCGCCTCGAGTCGACGGTTCGCAACCTCGGCGTCGTGGTGGAGAACCTCTCCGCCGCGAACTCGCGGATCCGCGACGTGGACGTGGCCGAGGAGTCGGCGAACCTGACCTCGCTGCAGATCCTGCAGCAGGCCGGCGTTTCCGTCCTCGCCCAGGCGAACCTCGCTCCCCAGTCCGCGCTCAGCCTGCTCGGCTAG